The following are encoded together in the Capsulimonas corticalis genome:
- a CDS encoding RICIN domain-containing protein produces MATNTLSKILEFAGLRKPAKFDTAPTVPHAKPLVGLSITLLGAAAAFAPSTAYAQLNQSVTPYEAAASYNAFNQNYLWQATGNTFYNSELNSIGADDTGGWGQALTIVIAEDNYEVTRTPAALALVSNLLNTFETSSGTDWSGDGWNDDLGWMVNAYLRGYKITGNTTYLNIAIQNWNTVYNRGWDNALGGGIYELMDTKGDKECLSNDNIAWEGVWLYEITGDSTYLTKAENIYAWVRTHLFNPTNSNNAVGAPGSFSQGQHTADGSLENGDHAYNSGSFLIAANALYHITGNSMYYNDAVLDISHRMSVEPILSDGSESGGAQYAYLFVKGLSDFATDNHLWATYYPYLLANANQAWQERCSLNVTWNQWTAPTTPNSPPSDAMEMSSGAGIWQLLDVPQQSLIINKNSSLSMDLISGNTANNAPINQWSVSNYLDGAQHWMVIPTPNGHYALISSVTGMAATISAASKTNGAQLVDWPYSTGDASQQFDLVSMGSGWYNIKNVNSGLVLDVSGGSTANGGQIIQWTSGGAGAANQLWKLQSVVSFPGRYEIQSVSSSQVLDVSGSSTANSAPIVQLPYGGGTSQLWTFTPTSRGYYRIINVNSGQALNVAGGLFTNGAKTVQWPAGGGTNDEWLPSLNSDGTYTFYNLNSGLTLDNPGGSTQGAQFDQWITNNGSNQKFNLIAR; encoded by the coding sequence ATGGCGACGAACACGCTCAGCAAGATCCTCGAATTTGCCGGTCTGAGGAAGCCCGCCAAATTCGATACAGCCCCGACGGTGCCCCACGCGAAACCCCTGGTTGGCCTATCAATCACGCTCCTTGGCGCGGCCGCCGCGTTTGCTCCATCGACGGCTTACGCGCAGCTGAACCAGTCCGTCACCCCCTACGAGGCTGCGGCGTCGTACAACGCCTTCAACCAGAACTACCTGTGGCAGGCCACCGGCAACACGTTCTATAACAGCGAGCTCAACAGCATCGGCGCGGACGACACCGGCGGCTGGGGCCAGGCCCTGACCATCGTCATCGCCGAGGACAACTATGAGGTCACCCGAACGCCGGCCGCGCTGGCGCTGGTCAGCAATCTGCTCAACACCTTTGAAACCTCTTCCGGCACGGACTGGTCCGGCGACGGCTGGAACGACGACCTGGGCTGGATGGTCAACGCCTACCTGCGCGGATACAAGATCACCGGCAACACCACCTATTTGAACATCGCCATTCAAAACTGGAACACCGTCTACAACCGGGGCTGGGACAACGCGCTCGGGGGCGGTATCTACGAGCTCATGGACACGAAAGGCGACAAAGAGTGCCTGAGCAACGATAACATCGCCTGGGAAGGCGTCTGGCTCTATGAGATCACCGGCGACAGCACGTATCTGACGAAGGCCGAGAACATCTATGCCTGGGTGCGCACCCATCTCTTCAACCCGACCAACTCCAACAACGCCGTGGGCGCTCCCGGCTCGTTTAGCCAGGGGCAACATACCGCGGACGGCTCGCTGGAAAACGGCGACCATGCGTACAACAGCGGGTCGTTCCTAATCGCGGCGAACGCTCTCTATCATATCACCGGGAACTCCATGTACTACAACGACGCGGTCCTGGACATCAGTCACCGAATGAGCGTCGAGCCGATCCTGAGCGACGGGAGCGAAAGCGGCGGCGCGCAGTATGCGTACTTGTTCGTCAAGGGGCTGAGCGACTTCGCCACGGACAACCACCTGTGGGCCACTTACTATCCCTATCTGCTGGCGAACGCCAACCAGGCGTGGCAGGAGCGATGCAGCCTAAACGTGACCTGGAACCAGTGGACGGCGCCCACCACCCCGAACTCTCCTCCCAGCGACGCCATGGAGATGTCGAGCGGGGCGGGCATATGGCAGCTGCTCGACGTTCCGCAGCAGTCCCTAATCATCAATAAGAACAGCAGCCTGTCGATGGACCTGATCAGCGGCAACACGGCCAACAACGCGCCGATCAACCAGTGGTCCGTCAGCAATTACCTGGACGGCGCGCAGCACTGGATGGTCATTCCCACCCCCAACGGTCACTATGCGCTGATCTCGTCGGTCACCGGCATGGCCGCCACCATTTCGGCCGCGTCCAAGACCAACGGGGCGCAGCTGGTGGACTGGCCCTACTCGACCGGCGACGCCAGTCAGCAGTTCGACCTGGTCTCCATGGGCAGTGGCTGGTACAACATCAAGAACGTCAACAGCGGACTGGTGCTCGATGTCTCAGGCGGCAGCACGGCCAATGGCGGCCAGATCATTCAGTGGACATCCGGGGGCGCCGGCGCGGCCAACCAACTGTGGAAGCTCCAGTCAGTGGTCAGCTTCCCCGGTCGATATGAGATCCAGAGCGTGTCGAGCAGTCAGGTGCTCGACGTGTCGGGAAGCTCCACCGCCAACTCCGCGCCGATCGTGCAATTGCCATACGGCGGCGGGACGAGCCAGCTCTGGACGTTCACGCCGACCAGCCGGGGCTACTACCGGATCATCAACGTCAACAGCGGTCAGGCGCTGAATGTGGCGGGGGGCTTGTTTACCAACGGCGCGAAGACGGTGCAGTGGCCGGCCGGCGGCGGGACGAACGACGAATGGCTTCCGTCGCTCAACAGCGACGGGACGTACACGTTCTATAACCTGAACAGCGGCCTGACGCTGGATAATCCTGGCGGCTCGACGCAGGGCGCGCAGTTCGATCAGTGGATCACCAATAACGGCTCCAATCAAAAGTTCAACTTGATCGCAAGATAG
- a CDS encoding RICIN domain-containing protein encodes MTTYTKSNMKNAYSRPGKGWAAALLAAACVFSGASAHAQLNQSYTPYEADASFNAYNSDFLVQSNGQTYYANTLSDRTPAFLWGQALDIVIAADAFERTHTTAQQQQVNALVTTFLANNPGSWSWDGWNDDIGWSVIACMRGYQATGNGAFLTAAANNWNMAYNRGWDNVVGGGIWENSDKQTKNPLSNDPFIIAGCALYAATQDSTYLTKSENIYAWVRGNIFDQTTGQVNGARTAAGVLQTSDNVYDSGCFIEAANCLHQVTGNAQYYNDAILAINHIVNEGPILHNNGEDSSNAWAYWFVKGLSDVCTDNNLWAQYYPWMLANANAAWGERNSSNITWNDWTSPTNLSNPAALTVSSAVGIWQTLNVPAQSIIVNENSGLAMDLIGGSAANNAPINQWSVSNYLDGAQHWMVIPTPGGHSAIISAATGMAASISAASKSNSAPLLDWPYSTSDASQQFDFVPEGNGWYDIKNVNSGLVLDDAGGGTANGTQIVQWPSGGAGAANQLWKFVPVVSFPGNYEIQSVSSGQALDVNGNSTANGASIIQWPYSGASNQLWNFTPTSRGYYRIKSVSSGQALNVTASSFFNGGSTVQWPAGGATNDQWFPALNSDGSFTFYNLNSGLVLDNPGGATQGAQFDQWITNGGSNQKFNLIQR; translated from the coding sequence ATGACGACGTATACGAAAAGCAATATGAAGAACGCTTACTCCAGGCCCGGAAAAGGGTGGGCGGCTGCGCTGCTTGCGGCGGCGTGCGTCTTCTCCGGGGCGTCCGCGCACGCCCAGTTGAACCAATCTTATACGCCCTATGAAGCCGACGCATCGTTCAATGCTTACAATTCGGACTTTTTGGTGCAGTCCAATGGGCAAACCTACTACGCCAACACGCTGTCCGACCGCACTCCGGCGTTTCTCTGGGGACAGGCGCTGGACATTGTGATCGCCGCAGACGCCTTCGAGCGCACCCATACCACGGCGCAGCAGCAGCAGGTCAATGCTTTGGTCACGACGTTTTTGGCGAATAACCCGGGGAGTTGGTCCTGGGACGGGTGGAACGACGACATCGGCTGGTCGGTCATTGCGTGCATGCGCGGCTATCAGGCGACCGGCAACGGCGCCTTTTTGACCGCCGCCGCGAACAATTGGAATATGGCTTATAACCGGGGATGGGACAATGTGGTGGGCGGCGGAATCTGGGAGAATTCCGATAAGCAAACCAAAAATCCACTCAGCAACGATCCGTTTATTATCGCCGGATGCGCTCTGTACGCCGCCACGCAAGACTCCACGTATCTGACGAAGAGCGAGAATATCTATGCGTGGGTGCGCGGCAACATCTTCGATCAAACGACGGGACAGGTGAACGGCGCCCGCACCGCCGCCGGCGTTTTGCAGACTTCGGACAATGTCTACGACAGCGGGTGTTTCATCGAAGCCGCCAACTGCCTCCACCAGGTCACCGGGAACGCCCAGTATTACAATGACGCGATCCTAGCGATCAACCATATCGTCAATGAAGGTCCCATTCTGCACAATAACGGCGAGGATTCCAGCAATGCGTGGGCCTACTGGTTTGTCAAGGGACTGAGCGATGTCTGCACGGACAACAACCTCTGGGCGCAGTATTATCCCTGGATGCTCGCCAACGCCAACGCGGCGTGGGGCGAACGAAACAGCTCGAATATCACCTGGAACGATTGGACCAGCCCCACAAACCTTTCGAATCCCGCCGCACTGACGGTTTCGAGCGCGGTCGGTATCTGGCAGACACTCAATGTTCCCGCGCAGTCGATCATCGTCAACGAAAACAGCGGGCTGGCGATGGATCTGATCGGCGGCAGCGCGGCCAATAACGCCCCGATCAATCAATGGTCGGTGAGCAATTACCTAGATGGCGCGCAGCACTGGATGGTGATCCCGACGCCGGGCGGCCACTCCGCGATTATCTCGGCGGCGACCGGGATGGCGGCTTCCATCTCCGCCGCCTCCAAGAGCAACAGCGCGCCGCTGCTGGACTGGCCATACTCCACCAGCGACGCCAGCCAGCAGTTCGACTTTGTCCCGGAGGGCAACGGCTGGTATGACATCAAGAATGTCAACAGCGGTCTGGTGCTCGACGACGCCGGCGGCGGAACGGCCAATGGAACGCAGATCGTGCAGTGGCCTTCGGGCGGCGCGGGCGCCGCGAATCAACTTTGGAAGTTCGTCCCCGTGGTCAGCTTCCCCGGCAACTATGAGATCCAAAGCGTCTCCAGCGGGCAGGCGCTGGACGTGAATGGAAACTCCACGGCGAACGGCGCCTCCATCATCCAGTGGCCGTACTCCGGCGCCTCCAACCAGCTCTGGAACTTCACCCCGACCAGCCGAGGTTACTACCGGATCAAGAGCGTGAGCAGCGGCCAGGCGCTGAACGTGACTGCGTCTTCGTTCTTCAACGGCGGTTCGACAGTCCAGTGGCCGGCCGGCGGCGCGACGAACGACCAGTGGTTCCCGGCGCTGAACAGCGATGGATCATTTACGTTCTACAATCTCAATAGCGGCCTGGTGCTGGACAACCCGGGCGGGGCGACGCAAGGCGCCCAATTCGACCAGTGGATCACGAATGGCGGATCCAATCAGAAGTTCAATTTGATCCAGCGATAG
- a CDS encoding RICIN domain-containing protein, with translation MHFTKRKTIAASAVAALAGSLLMAAGTTAHAQSAGLRLMAVGDSITAGYRSSTGNGYRGPLWTELINQGDALDFVGSQRSGVMFDPDNEGYFGDRIDQIAGLINGELALYQPNVVLLHIGTNDLGQNYQVSTAPNRLASLIDQILAADPGVTILVAQLICNSTGWVQTDINNFNSQIPGIVQARVNAGKHVYTVSMSSLNLGDLNDGLHPNDGGYQKMADNWDAGIRQVIANGWVSHIDFAGVFEIQNQYSGQVVDVSGGSTSNNAPIVQWPYQGTSNQLWNFIPTSNGYYQIKNAGSALDLNVAGASTANGAKIVQWQFGNQGNDQWQPVRQSDGSYIFYNRNSGSVLDNPSGTTQAGQFDQWGWNGGQSNQRFNVIGR, from the coding sequence ATGCATTTCACCAAACGAAAAACGATTGCCGCTTCCGCCGTCGCGGCGCTCGCGGGCTCCCTGCTCATGGCGGCTGGGACCACGGCGCACGCGCAGAGCGCCGGTTTACGATTGATGGCGGTCGGAGACTCAATCACCGCCGGCTACCGAAGCTCCACCGGCAATGGTTATCGCGGACCATTGTGGACCGAGCTGATCAATCAGGGCGACGCGCTGGACTTCGTGGGTTCGCAGCGCAGCGGCGTGATGTTCGATCCCGATAACGAAGGGTACTTTGGCGATCGGATCGATCAGATCGCCGGCTTGATCAACGGGGAACTGGCTCTTTACCAGCCGAATGTTGTATTGCTGCACATCGGCACCAACGACCTGGGCCAAAACTACCAGGTCTCCACCGCTCCGAACCGATTGGCTTCGCTGATCGATCAGATCCTCGCCGCCGACCCTGGCGTCACCATTCTGGTCGCGCAGCTGATCTGTAATTCGACTGGCTGGGTCCAAACCGACATTAACAACTTCAACAGCCAGATCCCCGGCATCGTGCAGGCGCGCGTGAATGCGGGCAAGCATGTCTACACGGTCAGCATGAGCTCGCTCAACCTGGGTGACCTGAACGACGGCCTGCATCCCAATGACGGCGGTTATCAGAAGATGGCCGACAATTGGGACGCCGGTATCCGGCAAGTCATCGCCAATGGCTGGGTCTCGCACATCGACTTCGCCGGCGTTTTTGAGATTCAAAACCAATACAGCGGCCAGGTGGTGGACGTTTCCGGCGGCTCCACGTCTAACAACGCGCCCATCGTCCAGTGGCCTTACCAGGGCACTTCGAATCAGTTGTGGAACTTCATTCCGACGAGCAATGGCTACTACCAGATCAAGAACGCCGGAAGCGCTCTCGATCTGAACGTGGCCGGCGCTTCGACGGCGAACGGAGCGAAGATCGTGCAGTGGCAGTTCGGCAACCAGGGGAACGACCAGTGGCAGCCGGTGCGTCAGAGCGACGGCTCCTATATCTTCTACAACCGCAACAGCGGCTCCGTTCTAGACAATCCCAGCGGAACGACCCAGGCCGGGCAGTTCGACCAATGGGGATGGAACGGCGGTCAGTCCAACCAACGCTTCAATGTGATCGGAAGATAA
- a CDS encoding family 43 glycosylhydrolase, whose amino-acid sequence MKLSRRALLQLAAGASTTMLASRLPAAWGRAPRERKAAQFQNPLFAGDYADPTILRVGEDFYFTNTCYRYAPGLVVWRSRDLVNWTPISKVLNHSYERAEVWAPDLVEHKGHYYIYFPMGGIFVVHAEHPSGPWSEPIELKVDDIDPGHVVGPDGTRYLYTAGGHMVELSADGLSAVGEKKQVYQGWQFPADWKTEGFWLESPKLTRRGDFYYLICAEGGTSGPPTSHMSVVARSRSPLGPWENSPHNPLIHTYSEDETWWSVGHGTLVDTPDGRWYFVYHGYRNGFKSLGRHTLLEPIEWTDDGWPRAPLGARRDQPMPAPMGVAQKPMIPLSDDFRAPTLQPTWGAWSEADMSRFQTGHGALTVRAKGDTPGHSSPLAVMARDVSYEVQVVASPKGGCGAALGLFYNPDHWLFAELGSGRLRAYGPKETLADRDWTARAAHLKIVNSRNRVEILASGDGRQWQSLVKDFDASGFNTNTLGGFQALRIALAASATDEARFTDFRYRAL is encoded by the coding sequence GTGAAATTATCGCGCCGCGCGCTGCTGCAATTGGCGGCGGGAGCGTCAACGACGATGCTGGCGAGCCGTTTGCCTGCGGCATGGGGACGCGCCCCGCGTGAGCGGAAAGCCGCTCAATTTCAGAACCCGCTGTTCGCCGGCGACTACGCGGACCCCACGATCCTGCGCGTCGGCGAGGATTTCTATTTTACCAATACGTGCTATCGCTATGCGCCGGGCTTGGTGGTCTGGCGCTCGCGCGATCTGGTGAACTGGACCCCGATTTCTAAAGTGCTTAATCACTCCTACGAAAGGGCGGAGGTGTGGGCGCCGGATCTTGTCGAACACAAGGGACACTACTATATCTATTTCCCAATGGGGGGCATTTTTGTCGTCCATGCGGAGCATCCGAGCGGACCGTGGAGCGAGCCGATCGAACTGAAGGTCGACGACATCGATCCGGGCCACGTTGTCGGGCCGGACGGGACGCGCTACCTGTACACGGCCGGCGGCCACATGGTTGAGCTGAGCGCCGACGGCCTGTCTGCGGTCGGGGAAAAAAAGCAGGTTTATCAAGGCTGGCAGTTCCCGGCGGACTGGAAGACCGAAGGCTTCTGGCTGGAGAGCCCCAAGCTGACCCGGCGCGGCGACTTCTACTACCTGATTTGCGCCGAGGGCGGCACCAGCGGACCGCCCACTAGCCACATGTCCGTCGTGGCCCGCTCCCGCTCGCCGCTGGGCCCATGGGAGAACTCGCCCCACAATCCGCTCATCCACACGTACAGCGAGGATGAGACCTGGTGGTCGGTCGGACACGGAACGCTCGTCGACACGCCCGACGGCCGCTGGTACTTCGTTTACCACGGCTACCGCAACGGCTTTAAGTCGCTGGGCCGTCATACATTGCTGGAGCCGATCGAATGGACCGACGACGGCTGGCCGCGGGCGCCGCTGGGCGCGCGGCGCGACCAGCCAATGCCCGCGCCGATGGGCGTCGCCCAGAAACCGATGATCCCGCTGTCCGACGATTTCCGCGCGCCGACGCTCCAGCCGACCTGGGGAGCCTGGAGCGAAGCCGACATGAGCCGTTTCCAAACGGGCCATGGCGCGCTCACGGTGCGGGCCAAGGGAGACACGCCCGGCCACAGTTCTCCGCTCGCCGTGATGGCGCGCGACGTCAGTTACGAAGTGCAAGTCGTGGCGTCGCCGAAGGGCGGCTGCGGCGCGGCGCTGGGGCTGTTTTACAACCCCGACCACTGGCTGTTCGCCGAACTGGGCAGCGGTCGTCTGCGCGCTTACGGCCCCAAGGAAACACTGGCGGATCGCGATTGGACAGCGCGCGCGGCGCACCTGAAGATCGTGAACAGTCGCAACCGCGTCGAGATCTTGGCCAGCGGCGACGGGCGTCAATGGCAAAGTCTGGTCAAGGATTTCGACGCAAGTGGCTTCAACACCAATACGCTGGGGGGATTTCAGGCGCTGCGCATCGCGCTTGCCGCGAGCGCTACGGATGAAGCGCGTTTCACCGATTTCCGTTACCGCGCTTTGTAA
- a CDS encoding glycoside hydrolase family 76 protein, with product MRTRTIAGPLKGLAATLLAAAALLSAPAVHAQNAANADAAFNSFLSAYLVRSGGQTYFVDGLNKRDKAFFWGQCYMITMVEDAYDRSPTPANKQLIIDLENSQINQDTTSWSWDGWNDDVEWGIIAAIRAYKLTGNTTYRDVAANNWNMVWNRAWDGALGGGVWENQDKFSKCALSNDPLIITGCMLYQATGDATYLNKCTQQIYPWMRSHVFNTSTGQVNEGVDNTGALQPSQNVYNSGAFILAANALYKATGNQQYYNDAKLAADFIVNSTPTLYHNGTDGSWADQFVRGLSRFARENNLWGTYSGWLNNQAAAAWNHRRTDLNLTDNNWLQNTPGGETYAMNALSAVVVQLVTQINPLTGSHVVVNKLSNKAMENGGSLANNAGIIQWGKGGQPWQTWEFTQNSDTSWNIVNAYSTQGLDTGGSTTNGTQLIQWPADSSNNNQRWWVDGQSDGSFKIWSKANSKSLDNSSSTADGYKIVLWDWNGGNQQRWLLR from the coding sequence ATGAGAACAAGAACGATCGCCGGCCCACTGAAGGGCTTGGCGGCGACGCTGCTCGCCGCGGCGGCCCTTCTCTCCGCGCCAGCGGTCCACGCCCAAAACGCCGCCAACGCCGACGCCGCCTTCAACAGCTTCCTCTCCGCCTACCTGGTGCGATCCGGCGGGCAGACTTATTTCGTCGATGGCTTGAACAAACGCGACAAGGCGTTCTTCTGGGGCCAATGTTACATGATCACCATGGTGGAGGATGCTTACGATCGTTCTCCAACGCCGGCCAACAAACAACTCATTATTGATCTGGAAAATTCTCAGATCAATCAGGATACCACCAGTTGGTCGTGGGACGGCTGGAACGATGACGTGGAATGGGGAATCATCGCGGCGATTCGCGCTTACAAGCTCACCGGCAACACCACTTATCGCGATGTGGCCGCCAATAACTGGAACATGGTTTGGAACCGTGCGTGGGACGGCGCCCTGGGTGGAGGCGTCTGGGAGAACCAGGACAAGTTCAGCAAGTGCGCCCTGAGCAACGATCCCTTGATCATCACCGGCTGCATGCTCTATCAAGCCACGGGCGACGCCACCTACCTGAACAAGTGCACGCAGCAAATCTATCCCTGGATGCGAAGCCATGTCTTCAATACTTCCACGGGACAGGTGAACGAAGGGGTGGACAACACCGGCGCCCTTCAGCCTTCCCAAAACGTTTATAACAGCGGGGCCTTTATCCTTGCGGCAAACGCTCTCTACAAAGCCACGGGGAACCAGCAGTATTATAACGACGCGAAACTCGCGGCCGATTTTATCGTCAACTCCACACCGACTCTCTATCACAATGGCACGGATGGATCTTGGGCGGACCAGTTCGTGCGCGGCTTGAGCCGATTCGCGCGTGAAAACAACCTCTGGGGTACATACAGCGGCTGGCTGAATAATCAAGCGGCCGCCGCGTGGAACCATCGACGCACCGACCTAAACCTCACGGATAACAACTGGCTGCAAAATACCCCTGGCGGCGAGACGTACGCCATGAACGCCCTCAGCGCGGTGGTGGTCCAGCTCGTGACTCAGATCAATCCTCTGACCGGCTCCCATGTGGTCGTGAACAAGCTGAGCAACAAGGCGATGGAGAACGGCGGCAGTTTGGCCAATAACGCCGGAATCATCCAATGGGGCAAGGGCGGCCAGCCATGGCAGACCTGGGAGTTCACTCAAAACTCGGACACCTCCTGGAACATCGTCAACGCGTACAGCACCCAGGGCCTGGATACCGGCGGCTCCACAACGAACGGAACGCAACTCATCCAGTGGCCCGCCGACAGCAGCAACAACAATCAACGCTGGTGGGTGGACGGGCAGTCCGACGGCTCCTTTAAGATCTGGAGCAAGGCCAACAGCAAATCCCTGGATAATTCCAGCTCGACCGCAGATGGATACAAGATCGTTCTGTGGGATTGGAATGGCGGAAATCAGCAGCGTTGGCTCCTTCGGTAA
- a CDS encoding GH92 family glycosyl hydrolase encodes MNRLLSKLVNPSVRCLKCFMFTVIAGVILGFCAPLQAYTLQNLTQYVNPFCGTAGGGNAAFLYPGAVAPFGMVQWSPDTSQNPSGYQYSDTQVHGFSLTHGSGGGCNYGSDFSFMPILGTVNSSPYSSSNYSHLNTSYFANITGGSQHANPGYYSMQFNGITTELTATTRTGFGRFTYPSGNTASMLINLGGDTNGTINASIQINPGGNEISGWTQMSGMCGTAPGIMYFDVVFDHSFSSYGVWNGSTYYANGQTTTGASSGAAFSFNLSGGGVVLAHTALSSVSVANARANLAAESPGSSFNNNGFNAEVTAANNAWNAYLNEIQVSGGSAADTQTFYTMMYRTLLAPNVVSDVNGQYMGFDGSVHTLSGRTQYGWYSGWDIYRNECQFLAMIDPVRASDMAQSLVQDAADCGAMPRWADTFGDGGLMLGDCSTPIIGDMYAFGARSFDTASALADMKRAALTPNVQARNGTYERPNESSFLSLGYVPSGPTQGGYAPVCMTLEYCIDDYALAQFANAIGSTGDYLPSMQRAQNWRNLYNSSTGYIQMRDSNGAWSSGFPTYNGSAFADGDVYQYVWAVPFNLSSLFNSMGGASTALSRLNNFFTQINDSDTSNGQYAFMGNEPCAATPWIYTSLGQPYKASSTVRQIMTQLFNASSNGYPGNDDFGAESSWYVWAALGMYPAIPGSDVLVLHGPLFPQATLNLQHGTITITGSGASDSAPYVQSLSVNGQSSNASWIHFANFVNGGTLSYSMGASANTGWGTSSLPPSDTDGMTVTGIAGTHLIVNHANGLAIDNGSTTTQGAGVIQWGPNGGSAQKWTFTQNSDTSWNIVNQFSGQSLDVPGGSTTNGTQIIQWGANGGDNQRWWVDIQPSGSYKIWNKANSLALDDDNMTGNGSPLIQWTWNGGNNQLWNLQ; translated from the coding sequence ATGAACCGACTACTGAGCAAACTGGTTAATCCCTCTGTCCGCTGTCTGAAGTGTTTCATGTTCACCGTAATTGCGGGAGTGATCCTTGGGTTTTGCGCGCCGCTTCAGGCGTATACTCTGCAAAATTTGACACAATATGTGAACCCGTTCTGCGGCACAGCCGGCGGCGGCAACGCTGCGTTTCTTTATCCGGGCGCCGTGGCGCCGTTTGGCATGGTGCAGTGGAGCCCGGATACCTCCCAAAATCCCAGCGGCTATCAGTATTCCGATACTCAAGTCCATGGCTTCAGCCTGACCCATGGCAGCGGCGGCGGCTGCAATTACGGCTCCGATTTTAGCTTCATGCCGATTCTGGGAACGGTGAACAGCTCGCCGTATAGCAGCAGCAATTACAGCCATTTGAACACCAGCTATTTCGCCAACATTACCGGGGGCAGCCAGCACGCCAATCCCGGTTACTACTCGATGCAGTTTAACGGGATCACGACAGAGTTGACCGCGACGACTCGAACGGGATTTGGCCGATTCACCTATCCGTCCGGCAATACCGCCAGCATGCTAATCAATTTGGGCGGGGATACGAATGGAACGATCAACGCCTCCATTCAGATCAATCCTGGCGGAAATGAAATTAGCGGCTGGACACAAATGTCCGGCATGTGCGGCACGGCTCCGGGGATTATGTATTTCGATGTGGTTTTTGATCACTCGTTTTCCTCCTACGGAGTATGGAACGGCTCCACCTACTACGCCAACGGGCAGACCACTACGGGCGCTTCTTCCGGCGCGGCGTTCAGTTTTAATCTGTCCGGCGGCGGGGTAGTGCTGGCGCATACGGCGCTTTCCAGCGTCAGCGTCGCGAACGCCAGGGCCAATCTGGCGGCGGAAAGTCCGGGTTCCTCGTTTAACAACAACGGTTTTAACGCTGAAGTGACTGCGGCCAATAACGCCTGGAACGCCTACCTGAATGAGATTCAAGTGAGCGGCGGTTCCGCCGCCGATACGCAAACGTTTTACACGATGATGTATCGCACCTTGCTGGCGCCCAACGTGGTCAGCGATGTCAATGGTCAATACATGGGGTTTGACGGCAGTGTTCACACGCTTTCCGGACGCACCCAGTATGGATGGTATTCCGGGTGGGACATTTACCGCAATGAATGCCAGTTTCTGGCGATGATCGATCCGGTGCGCGCCAGCGATATGGCGCAGTCTCTGGTGCAGGACGCCGCCGATTGCGGGGCGATGCCGCGCTGGGCGGATACATTTGGCGATGGCGGGTTAATGCTGGGAGATTGCTCCACCCCCATCATTGGCGACATGTATGCGTTTGGCGCCCGAAGCTTTGACACCGCTTCCGCGCTGGCGGATATGAAGCGCGCGGCGCTGACGCCGAATGTCCAGGCGAGAAACGGAACCTACGAGCGACCGAATGAAAGCAGTTTTCTTTCCCTCGGCTACGTTCCCTCCGGCCCGACCCAGGGCGGTTACGCTCCCGTCTGTATGACTCTGGAATATTGTATTGACGATTACGCCCTGGCGCAGTTCGCCAATGCGATTGGAAGCACCGGCGATTATCTGCCCTCCATGCAGCGCGCCCAAAACTGGCGCAATTTGTATAACTCCAGCACCGGTTATATTCAAATGCGCGACTCTAACGGCGCCTGGTCGTCCGGGTTCCCCACCTATAATGGTTCCGCCTTCGCGGACGGCGACGTCTATCAATATGTGTGGGCGGTTCCATTCAATTTGAGTTCACTGTTTAACTCCATGGGCGGTGCGTCCACTGCGCTCAGCCGTCTGAACAACTTCTTTACGCAAATCAATGATAGCGACACCAGCAACGGCCAGTACGCGTTCATGGGCAATGAACCCTGTGCGGCGACTCCGTGGATCTATACTTCGCTGGGCCAGCCCTATAAAGCCTCCAGCACCGTCCGGCAGATCATGACGCAGCTTTTCAATGCGTCTTCAAACGGATATCCCGGCAACGACGACTTTGGGGCGGAATCTTCCTGGTATGTCTGGGCGGCGCTGGGGATGTATCCGGCGATTCCCGGCAGCGATGTCCTGGTTTTGCATGGCCCGCTCTTTCCGCAGGCCACACTCAATCTACAGCATGGAACCATCACCATTACCGGCAGTGGGGCGAGTGATAGCGCCCCTTATGTCCAGAGCTTGTCCGTGAATGGGCAATCGTCGAATGCGTCATGGATTCATTTCGCCAACTTTGTGAATGGCGGAACGCTCTCCTACAGCATGGGCGCTTCGGCGAATACCGGCTGGGGCACATCGAGCCTACCGCCTTCCGACACGGATGGAATGACGGTGACGGGAATTGCCGGCACGCATCTCATTGTCAATCATGCGAATGGCCTGGCGATTGACAACGGGTCCACCACCACTCAGGGAGCCGGCGTGATCCAGTGGGGGCCGAATGGCGGCTCGGCGCAGAAGTGGACCTTCACGCAGAACTCGGACACCTCCTGGAATATCGTCAACCAGTTCAGCGGCCAATCCCTGGATGTTCCCGGCGGCTCCACGACGAATGGAACCCAGATCATTCAATGGGGAGCGAACGGCGGCGACAATCAACGCTGGTGGGTGGACATTCAGCCAAGCGGCAGCTACAAGATTTGGAACAAAGCCAATAGCTTAGCGCTGGACGACGATAATATGACCGGGAATGGCTCCCCGCTGATCCAGTGGACTTGGAATGGCGGGAACAACCAGCTCTGGAATCTGCAATAG